One segment of Acidovorax sp. DW039 DNA contains the following:
- the treY gene encoding malto-oligosyltrehalose synthase, translating to MSVGDDKEAGLPVDGPQRARRAGIADHYAGFWGERVEVSPQVMDMALQAMGQHADASQHAAMHIVTQGEEYSQPLLAAGSWALYDLEQADAPPALSGHGDAALLPSTVRAGYYRLRAASMNRLVLVAPAQCWLPAELQQGQRWWGITTQMYALRSEHSWGIGDFSDLRQCIVLAAAQGAAFVGVSPLHALRPWQPEAASPYSPSSRLALNVLHIDVTAVPEYLQCPDTAQLREEPGFRAQLQAVQASAAVDYAAVAHLKKAVLERLWKTFRRTAWQGEGLRGTAFDAFCAMHEKTLAGHARFEAIQGVLHAADPSVWGWPAWPPELQDPHGAATKAFVREHADSVAFQFWLQWIAHEQLAQAAAKARELMPIGLYCDLAVGAADGGADTWVEPSLYARGMNIGAPPDPLSPQGQDWGLPPLNPVALAAADFLPFQQLLSAVMAPAGALRMDHVMALMRLFWTGPQGGTYVDYPLQALLAVMTIESHRHQCMVIGEDLGNVAPAMREAMGARSMLSYRPLIFERQDGGAFRPPEQWPPLALAVVSTHDLPTLTGYWAGADLAVHVALGWLKGDAHLQAQLARAHDRTHLLAALDAQGLLPQGMALDAHSVPEMTPALAAAVHRLLARTPCMLMGVQLEDLLGQREQANVPGTTEAIHPNWRHRMGCTLEVLAANPFFAEITSAIRQERELAPRQGPAGGLPDLATANVPWATYRVQFNRQFTFDQARAAVPYLHALGISHLYASPYLKAVPGSNHGYDGIDPTSLNPEIGTAEQHAALCEALQRHGMGQLLDTVPNHLGIDDAGNRWWFDVLEHGMSSPHAQTFDIEWHPASAQTGTRVLLPVLGDHYGRVLESGELQVRFAHETGRFEVNYWQRAFPLDPRSYAQMLSAVPLPAVAAGGVEPADLAGLQSLTNAFASLPRHDDPDTEARATRLRDAAVHQQRLGEYAARLAWVQDWIASVLRVVNGNPQDAASFALLDGLLQSQAYRLADWRVAGDDINYRRFFDVNGLAAIRTDRPEVFDAVHALPFRWLAEGKISGLRIDHPDGLADPAQYFERLQQRYATLQQAQGIEPRALYLVVEKIMAEHEPLPAGWQVHGGTGYRFARLVNAVLIDSEAQDAFDAVYSGFTGDALPFEEAARECKRLIIETSLYSDLAWLVNTLGQISQADRRVCDFTRNQLRIALVEIATQFPVYRTYVVAGSAPGALDVQHIDWAIAAARRRLGSAEGGVLAFVRGVLLGEPGPAPELRARFVCRWQQFTAPVMAKAVEDTLFYRYVRLVSLNDVGAEPRRFGMTVAAFHHANAQRARHAPHGLLATSTHDSKRSEDVRARLNVLSEMVDDWAATVQVLEYTARPFQLVVDDMPAPSAHDQWAFFQALVGIWPAQGCEGEALQSIRERVLRYMVKAMREAKLQTHWLFPNETYESAVLRYVGQSLDSDRFRQVLHYWVQRIAPYGFRNSLCQVAIKLTAPGVPDIYQGYEQWNFTLVDPDNRNPVDFEALHAALKPLQSLYAEGRYPGEEDWKRVLGSTGAMPDAAKQLVTWRLLQLRAQCAEWLRDAMYLPLAVEGSAARHVLAYARIQGGQAVVLVCARLLAEWDERCKGEWGDTQVSLAEAHPALAKAEGWSDWMTGARLPSAPRLLLDEVLGPVGLMGPMGQCGGRLPFALLVMQSSL from the coding sequence ATGAGTGTTGGTGACGACAAGGAAGCAGGTTTGCCTGTAGATGGGCCACAGCGTGCCCGTCGCGCAGGTATTGCGGACCACTACGCAGGCTTCTGGGGCGAAAGGGTCGAGGTCAGCCCGCAGGTCATGGATATGGCCCTTCAGGCCATGGGCCAGCATGCCGACGCCTCGCAGCATGCTGCCATGCATATCGTGACCCAAGGTGAGGAGTACAGCCAGCCTTTGCTGGCGGCAGGATCTTGGGCGCTGTACGACCTGGAGCAGGCTGATGCGCCCCCTGCACTATCAGGCCACGGCGATGCGGCCTTGCTGCCGTCCACTGTGCGCGCGGGCTATTACCGGCTGCGTGCTGCATCCATGAACAGGCTGGTGCTGGTGGCACCGGCCCAGTGCTGGCTTCCTGCCGAACTGCAGCAGGGCCAGCGCTGGTGGGGCATCACCACGCAGATGTATGCGCTGCGGTCTGAACACAGCTGGGGCATTGGCGACTTTAGCGACCTGAGGCAGTGCATCGTTTTGGCCGCCGCGCAAGGCGCCGCATTTGTGGGCGTGAGCCCGCTCCATGCGCTGCGCCCGTGGCAGCCTGAGGCGGCCAGCCCCTACAGCCCCAGCAGTCGTCTGGCGCTCAATGTGCTGCATATTGATGTGACGGCCGTGCCGGAATACCTTCAATGCCCTGACACGGCACAGCTGCGTGAGGAGCCAGGCTTTCGCGCCCAGCTGCAGGCGGTCCAGGCCAGTGCTGCGGTGGATTACGCGGCGGTTGCCCACCTCAAGAAGGCGGTGCTGGAGCGGCTCTGGAAGACCTTCCGGCGCACAGCATGGCAAGGGGAAGGCCTGCGTGGCACCGCGTTTGATGCCTTTTGTGCGATGCATGAGAAAACGCTTGCGGGGCACGCACGCTTTGAAGCCATTCAGGGCGTCCTGCACGCGGCGGACCCGTCTGTGTGGGGCTGGCCAGCGTGGCCCCCCGAACTGCAGGACCCGCACGGCGCTGCCACCAAGGCCTTTGTGCGTGAACATGCCGACAGCGTGGCATTTCAGTTCTGGCTTCAGTGGATCGCGCATGAGCAGCTCGCTCAGGCTGCAGCAAAAGCCCGTGAGCTCATGCCTATCGGTCTCTACTGCGACCTGGCGGTAGGGGCTGCAGATGGTGGTGCCGACACATGGGTGGAGCCTTCGCTCTATGCCCGGGGCATGAACATCGGTGCGCCCCCGGATCCGCTCAGCCCGCAGGGGCAGGACTGGGGATTGCCTCCGCTCAACCCCGTCGCCCTGGCTGCGGCAGACTTTCTTCCGTTCCAGCAGCTGCTGTCCGCCGTGATGGCCCCGGCGGGCGCCTTGCGCATGGACCATGTGATGGCGCTCATGCGCCTGTTCTGGACGGGACCACAGGGGGGCACCTATGTGGACTACCCCCTGCAGGCCCTGCTGGCCGTCATGACCATAGAGAGCCACCGACACCAGTGCATGGTCATTGGTGAAGACCTGGGTAATGTGGCCCCTGCCATGCGCGAGGCCATGGGCGCGCGGTCCATGCTCTCTTACCGTCCCCTCATTTTTGAGCGCCAGGACGGCGGCGCCTTTCGTCCTCCAGAGCAATGGCCGCCTCTCGCACTGGCCGTGGTCAGCACGCATGACTTGCCCACCCTGACCGGCTACTGGGCTGGGGCGGACTTGGCCGTGCACGTCGCGCTGGGCTGGCTGAAGGGTGATGCCCATCTGCAGGCCCAGCTGGCGCGGGCGCACGACAGAACCCACCTGCTGGCCGCGCTGGACGCCCAAGGGCTTTTGCCGCAGGGCATGGCCCTGGATGCGCACTCCGTGCCCGAGATGACCCCTGCGCTGGCCGCCGCAGTGCACCGCTTGCTGGCCCGCACCCCCTGCATGCTGATGGGCGTGCAACTGGAAGACCTGCTGGGTCAGCGCGAGCAGGCCAACGTGCCCGGAACCACCGAAGCCATTCACCCCAACTGGCGACATCGCATGGGCTGTACGCTGGAGGTATTGGCTGCCAACCCCTTCTTTGCGGAGATCACTTCCGCCATACGCCAGGAGCGGGAGCTGGCTCCACGCCAAGGGCCCGCAGGCGGGCTGCCAGACCTTGCGACGGCCAATGTCCCGTGGGCTACCTACCGTGTGCAGTTCAACAGGCAGTTCACTTTTGATCAGGCGCGGGCTGCCGTGCCGTACCTGCATGCTTTGGGCATCAGCCATCTGTACGCATCGCCCTATCTGAAAGCCGTGCCCGGCAGCAACCATGGCTACGACGGTATTGACCCCACGAGTCTGAACCCCGAAATCGGCACAGCCGAGCAGCACGCAGCCTTGTGCGAGGCCCTGCAGCGCCATGGCATGGGCCAATTGCTGGATACCGTGCCCAACCACCTGGGCATTGACGATGCAGGAAACCGCTGGTGGTTTGACGTGCTGGAGCACGGCATGTCGTCCCCGCACGCGCAGACCTTCGATATCGAATGGCATCCCGCCAGCGCGCAGACAGGGACGCGGGTGTTGCTGCCGGTGCTGGGCGACCACTACGGCCGGGTGCTGGAATCTGGCGAACTGCAGGTGCGCTTTGCCCATGAAACCGGACGCTTTGAGGTCAATTACTGGCAGAGGGCGTTCCCGCTGGATCCGCGCAGTTATGCGCAGATGCTCAGTGCAGTGCCTTTGCCCGCGGTGGCGGCAGGTGGGGTGGAGCCTGCCGACCTCGCGGGGCTGCAGTCGCTCACCAACGCTTTTGCAAGCCTGCCCCGGCACGATGACCCTGACACGGAGGCTCGTGCCACGCGCCTCAGGGACGCCGCAGTGCACCAGCAGCGGCTGGGTGAATATGCCGCGCGGCTGGCCTGGGTGCAGGACTGGATCGCCTCTGTGCTGCGGGTGGTCAACGGCAATCCACAGGACGCGGCGAGCTTCGCGTTGCTGGACGGACTGCTGCAGTCCCAGGCGTACCGCTTGGCTGACTGGCGTGTGGCGGGGGATGACATCAACTACCGCCGTTTTTTTGATGTGAATGGCCTGGCCGCCATCCGCACCGACAGGCCTGAGGTGTTTGACGCGGTGCATGCCCTCCCGTTCCGCTGGCTGGCGGAAGGCAAGATCTCGGGTCTGCGCATCGACCACCCTGACGGGCTTGCCGACCCTGCGCAGTACTTTGAGCGGCTTCAGCAGCGCTATGCCACATTGCAGCAGGCACAGGGGATAGAACCCCGCGCCTTGTACTTGGTGGTGGAGAAGATCATGGCCGAGCATGAGCCGCTGCCTGCGGGCTGGCAGGTGCATGGCGGCACGGGCTACCGGTTTGCGCGCCTGGTGAATGCGGTGCTGATCGATTCGGAGGCCCAGGATGCATTCGATGCGGTGTACTCCGGCTTCACGGGCGATGCGTTGCCTTTTGAAGAAGCCGCCCGGGAATGCAAGCGGCTCATCATTGAAACCTCGCTGTATAGCGACCTGGCGTGGCTGGTGAATACGCTTGGCCAGATCAGTCAGGCAGATCGGCGGGTGTGCGACTTCACCCGCAACCAGTTGCGCATTGCGCTGGTGGAAATTGCCACGCAGTTCCCCGTGTACCGCACCTATGTGGTTGCCGGCAGTGCTCCCGGCGCGCTGGATGTGCAGCACATTGACTGGGCCATTGCTGCCGCGCGCAGGCGGCTGGGCAGTGCAGAGGGCGGTGTGCTGGCCTTTGTGCGCGGGGTGCTGCTGGGCGAGCCGGGGCCTGCGCCAGAACTGCGGGCGCGCTTTGTCTGCCGGTGGCAGCAGTTCACCGCACCGGTCATGGCCAAGGCCGTGGAAGACACGCTGTTCTACCGCTATGTGCGCCTGGTCTCGCTGAACGATGTGGGCGCGGAGCCGCGGCGTTTTGGCATGACGGTTGCCGCGTTTCACCATGCCAATGCCCAGCGGGCGCGCCATGCGCCCCATGGCCTGCTGGCCACTTCCACGCACGACAGCAAGCGCTCGGAAGACGTGCGAGCGCGGCTCAATGTGCTGTCTGAAATGGTGGACGATTGGGCAGCCACGGTGCAGGTGCTCGAATACACCGCCAGACCCTTTCAGCTGGTGGTGGACGACATGCCTGCGCCCAGCGCGCACGACCAGTGGGCCTTTTTCCAGGCGCTGGTGGGCATCTGGCCTGCGCAGGGTTGCGAGGGCGAGGCCTTGCAGTCCATTCGCGAGCGGGTGCTGCGCTACATGGTCAAGGCCATGCGCGAGGCCAAGCTGCAGACGCACTGGCTGTTTCCCAACGAAACCTACGAAAGCGCTGTTTTGCGTTATGTCGGGCAGTCGCTGGACAGCGACCGGTTTCGCCAGGTGCTGCACTACTGGGTGCAGCGGATTGCGCCTTATGGCTTTCGCAACAGCCTCTGTCAGGTCGCCATCAAGCTCACGGCACCTGGCGTGCCTGACATCTATCAAGGGTACGAGCAGTGGAATTTCACGCTGGTGGACCCGGACAACCGCAATCCGGTGGACTTTGAAGCACTGCATGCCGCGTTGAAACCCTTGCAGTCCTTGTACGCAGAAGGGCGATATCCCGGCGAGGAAGATTGGAAACGCGTGCTGGGCTCCACTGGGGCCATGCCCGATGCCGCCAAGCAGCTGGTGACCTGGCGGCTGTTGCAGCTCAGGGCCCAGTGTGCAGAGTGGCTGCGCGATGCCATGTACCTGCCCCTGGCGGTGGAGGGCAGCGCGGCCCGCCATGTGCTGGCCTATGCCCGTATCCAGGGAGGGCAAGCGGTGGTGCTGGTGTGTGCCAGGCTGCTGGCGGAGTGGGACGAGCGTTGCAAGGGTGAATGGGGTGATACCCAGGTGTCGTTGGCCGAAGCGCACCCGGCCTTGGCCAAGGCCGAGGGCTGGAGTGACTGGATGACAGGTGCCAGGTTGCCCAGCGCACCCCGCCTGTTGCTGGACGAAGTGCTGGGCCCGGTGGGGCTGATGGGGCCAATGGGGCAGTGCGGTGGTCGCCTGCCCTTTGCGTTGCTGGTGATGCAGTCCTCGTTATGA
- the treZ gene encoding malto-oligosyltrehalose trehalohydrolase — translation MSTTPVAALTEHSSPLRGHCMPFGAQLLAQGGVEFRLWAPAAQKAGLRLVDARMDSGEQTLAAQQTPGGWWQLQVAQATPDTLYQWVVDVKGQHQHVPDPAARHAPEGPHGLCAVGDPARYSWHRKDWQGRSWCELVFYELHVGTFTSAGTYTAAAAELPRLAALGFTAIELMPLATFGGAWGWGYDGVLPFAPHPRYGTPEELKYLVDAAHALGLCVFLDVVYNHFGPDGNYLPLYAPSFFSTRHDSPWGPAINFDREGCEVVREFFIHNALYWLEEFHMDGLRLDAVHAIADESQPDILQELHSRVSQWAQAAGRRVHLVLENEKNQTTRLLPDEAAASPSQVGRYDAQWNDDFHHALHVALTGESQTYYARFSADPVGLLARVFTHGFAFPEGQAADIAQRPVPLTSLVHFVGNHDQIGNRAQGERLSALVDEPVAELALLLALLTPATPLVFMGDEFGATTPFLYFAGWEGELREAVRAGRQREFGLVAADGQSLPDPCSESTLLTSRLDWVQAELPEGRRRSELLRQALDVRRQCLQPYAHRLQTHGHMAERVGERGLRVGWRYQQGRCWWLEMNLGPVPIALVPPQPEGTTVFQHGWASLPDGAPAVWQPWSARWTCTEGTP, via the coding sequence ATGAGCACCACCCCGGTAGCAGCCCTTACGGAGCATTCATCGCCCCTGCGGGGACACTGCATGCCTTTTGGCGCCCAGTTGCTCGCGCAAGGCGGCGTGGAATTCCGGCTGTGGGCTCCCGCAGCGCAAAAGGCAGGTTTACGCCTGGTCGATGCAAGGATGGATTCCGGCGAACAAACGCTTGCAGCGCAGCAGACGCCCGGGGGCTGGTGGCAGCTGCAGGTTGCGCAGGCCACGCCAGACACTCTCTACCAGTGGGTGGTGGACGTGAAGGGTCAGCACCAGCATGTTCCCGACCCCGCAGCCCGTCATGCCCCAGAAGGCCCGCACGGGCTGTGCGCAGTGGGAGACCCGGCCCGCTACAGCTGGCATCGCAAGGACTGGCAGGGGCGGTCCTGGTGCGAGCTGGTGTTCTATGAATTGCATGTAGGCACCTTCACTTCGGCAGGCACGTACACCGCAGCGGCGGCGGAGTTGCCGCGCCTGGCAGCACTGGGCTTCACCGCCATTGAACTGATGCCGCTGGCCACCTTCGGCGGCGCGTGGGGGTGGGGCTACGACGGAGTATTGCCTTTTGCTCCGCATCCTCGCTACGGAACGCCCGAGGAACTGAAATATCTGGTGGATGCCGCGCACGCACTGGGGCTGTGCGTATTTCTGGATGTGGTCTACAACCACTTTGGGCCAGATGGCAATTACCTGCCCCTGTATGCCCCCTCGTTTTTTTCAACCCGCCACGACAGTCCCTGGGGGCCAGCCATCAACTTCGACCGAGAAGGGTGCGAGGTGGTGCGCGAGTTCTTCATACACAACGCTCTGTACTGGCTGGAGGAGTTTCACATGGATGGGCTGCGTCTGGACGCGGTGCACGCGATTGCAGACGAAAGCCAGCCGGACATATTGCAGGAGCTGCACAGCCGCGTGAGCCAATGGGCGCAGGCGGCGGGTCGGCGCGTCCATCTGGTGCTGGAGAACGAAAAGAACCAGACTACCCGGCTACTGCCCGACGAAGCTGCTGCCTCTCCTTCGCAGGTGGGGCGTTATGACGCGCAGTGGAATGATGACTTTCACCACGCCCTGCACGTGGCCCTGACGGGGGAATCACAGACCTATTACGCGAGGTTTTCTGCAGACCCTGTCGGGCTGCTGGCCCGGGTCTTTACCCACGGATTTGCGTTTCCCGAGGGCCAGGCGGCAGACATTGCACAGCGGCCGGTACCGCTGACTTCGCTGGTGCATTTTGTGGGCAACCATGACCAGATTGGCAACCGCGCACAGGGCGAGCGGCTATCGGCCCTGGTGGATGAGCCTGTGGCAGAGCTGGCCCTGCTGCTGGCTCTTTTGACACCGGCGACACCGCTTGTCTTCATGGGCGATGAGTTTGGTGCCACCACCCCATTTCTGTACTTTGCAGGCTGGGAAGGTGAACTGCGCGAAGCGGTCCGGGCCGGGCGGCAGCGGGAGTTCGGGCTCGTGGCCGCAGACGGGCAATCCCTGCCTGACCCCTGCAGTGAATCCACGCTGCTGACCAGCCGCCTCGACTGGGTACAGGCGGAGCTACCCGAAGGCCGCCGCCGCAGCGAGTTGTTGCGTCAGGCCCTGGACGTGCGCAGGCAGTGCCTGCAGCCCTATGCCCATCGGCTGCAAACCCATGGTCACATGGCAGAGCGCGTGGGAGAGCGCGGCCTGCGGGTGGGGTGGCGCTACCAGCAGGGCAGATGCTGGTGGCTGGAGATGAACCTGGGGCCTGTGCCCATCGCATTGGTGCCTCCGCAACCCGAAGGAACCACCGTCTTCCAGCACGGCTGGGCTTCTTTGCCGGACGGCGCCCCGGCGGTCTGGCAACCCTGGTCAGCCCGTTGGACATGCACAGAAGGAACTCCATGA
- the glgX gene encoding glycogen debranching protein GlgX: MSEGRSLPLGAVYENRGINFAVHSRIAERVEVCLFDADGRETARIALPGFTDDIWHGFVHGLRPGQRYGLRVHGPYEPTAGLRCNPALLLLDPYARALAAPVKGAPDQFAYVLGAPEEDLQLTDRDNGHSAPQCRVVRSQFDWGDDKPPRVSAAETVFYEVHVKGFTQAMDAVPEALRGTYAGLASAPAIGHLLRLGVTSVELLPVQAFMDDLRLVEQGLSNYWGYNTIAFFAPEPRYATRASQAQDGGVDEFKAMVKALHEAGLEVILDVVYNHTGEGNHLGPTLSLKGIDHAAYYRLADDVRYCSDVTGTGNTLDTSSPPALRLVLDSLRYWVQEMHVDGFRFDLASALGRDAAGDFSWRSPFFAAIAQDPVLSRVKLIAEPWDLGHNGYQLGGFPAGWMEWNGRYRDTVRDYWANADGSLSGFAASLCGSADLLEPRRRRPTASVNLVTVHDGFTLADLVSYNHKHNEANGEDNRDGENHNRGWNCGAEGDTDDPAILALRERQVCNLLATLFLSHGTPLLLGGDELGRTQRGNNNGYCQDNEISWFDWERAARHQPLQDFVRDLIALRCHLPVVRPIAWQRHPAGTTAQVTVHWYSVWGLAMNVDEWNDPAVRCVAAWMQSASPTDASVLLLFNSSADEVTFTLPTDATENWVLRLDTRDWQVWLTGDSPFEATPTDGAANAEGDDAEGPPAVEGEIEGRTYTLLAHSMAMFTSQGPRAQEGQP; encoded by the coding sequence GTGAGTGAAGGGCGGTCTCTTCCGTTGGGTGCCGTTTATGAAAACCGGGGCATCAACTTTGCAGTGCATTCACGCATTGCCGAGCGTGTGGAGGTGTGCCTTTTCGACGCCGACGGCAGGGAAACGGCGCGCATCGCCTTGCCAGGCTTTACCGACGATATCTGGCACGGCTTTGTGCATGGCCTGCGACCCGGTCAGCGTTACGGGCTCAGGGTGCATGGCCCCTACGAGCCGACTGCGGGTTTGCGTTGCAACCCGGCGCTGTTGTTGCTCGACCCCTATGCACGTGCGCTGGCTGCGCCGGTGAAGGGGGCTCCAGACCAGTTTGCCTATGTGCTGGGAGCACCCGAAGAAGACCTGCAACTCACGGACCGCGACAACGGTCACTCGGCACCACAGTGCCGGGTGGTCCGGTCGCAGTTTGACTGGGGTGACGACAAGCCACCTCGTGTGTCAGCCGCAGAGACCGTGTTTTACGAGGTCCACGTCAAGGGCTTTACCCAGGCCATGGACGCGGTACCCGAGGCGCTGCGTGGCACTTACGCAGGGCTGGCCAGCGCGCCGGCAATCGGGCACCTGTTGCGCCTGGGCGTTACCAGTGTCGAGCTGCTGCCCGTGCAGGCCTTCATGGACGACCTGCGGCTGGTGGAGCAGGGCCTGAGCAACTACTGGGGGTACAACACGATCGCCTTCTTCGCGCCAGAGCCGCGCTATGCCACCCGCGCATCCCAGGCCCAGGATGGCGGTGTGGACGAGTTCAAGGCCATGGTCAAGGCACTGCACGAAGCGGGGCTGGAAGTCATTCTGGACGTGGTCTACAACCACACCGGAGAAGGCAATCACCTCGGTCCCACCCTCAGCCTCAAGGGGATAGACCATGCCGCCTATTACCGGCTGGCCGACGACGTGCGGTATTGCAGCGACGTGACCGGGACCGGCAACACGCTCGACACCAGCAGCCCGCCCGCGTTGCGCTTGGTGCTGGACAGTCTGCGTTACTGGGTGCAGGAAATGCATGTGGATGGGTTTCGCTTTGATCTGGCATCAGCCCTGGGGCGCGATGCGGCAGGAGACTTTTCGTGGCGCTCCCCCTTTTTTGCAGCCATTGCGCAGGACCCGGTGCTCTCGCGTGTGAAGCTGATTGCCGAGCCCTGGGATCTGGGCCACAACGGTTACCAACTGGGTGGGTTCCCGGCGGGCTGGATGGAATGGAATGGCCGCTACCGGGATACCGTGCGTGACTACTGGGCCAATGCAGACGGCAGTCTGTCTGGCTTTGCCGCCAGCCTGTGTGGTTCTGCAGACCTGCTGGAGCCTCGGCGGCGCAGGCCTACAGCCAGCGTCAACCTCGTCACGGTGCATGACGGGTTCACTCTGGCGGATCTGGTCAGCTACAACCATAAGCACAACGAGGCCAACGGCGAAGACAACCGCGATGGAGAAAACCACAACCGTGGCTGGAACTGCGGCGCAGAGGGCGACACGGATGACCCGGCCATCCTGGCATTGCGCGAGCGACAGGTGTGCAACCTGCTGGCGACGCTTTTCCTTTCTCACGGTACTCCGCTGCTTTTGGGCGGGGATGAACTGGGGCGCACCCAGCGGGGCAACAACAACGGTTACTGCCAGGACAACGAGATTTCCTGGTTTGACTGGGAGCGTGCTGCCCGGCACCAGCCGTTGCAGGACTTTGTGCGAGACCTGATTGCCCTGCGCTGCCATCTGCCCGTAGTGCGCCCCATAGCCTGGCAGCGGCATCCTGCGGGCACCACTGCGCAGGTCACTGTGCACTGGTACAGCGTGTGGGGCCTGGCCATGAATGTGGACGAGTGGAACGACCCTGCTGTACGGTGCGTGGCCGCATGGATGCAAAGTGCCAGCCCCACGGATGCTTCGGTGCTGCTGCTGTTCAACAGCTCTGCGGACGAAGTAACGTTCACGCTACCTACTGACGCAACGGAAAACTGGGTGTTGCGGCTGGATACCCGCGACTGGCAGGTGTGGCTTACCGGGGACAGCCCCTTCGAGGCCACGCCAACGGATGGGGCAGCGAATGCTGAGGGCGACGACGCTGAAGGCCCACCCGCTGTGGAAGGTGAAATCGAAGGCCGGACCTACACCTTGCTTGCGCATTCCATGGCCATGTTCACTTCACAGGGGCCTCGGGCACAAGAAGGTCAGCCATGA
- the glgA gene encoding glycogen synthase GlgA, whose product MKILFVTPECAPLVKTGGLGDVSAALPAALASLGCDVMTLMPAYAGMQVHGVLERTVDVPPQGPWPAAQLLQVRRSGGVLLLLSCPALYSRATTPYAHPAGASPHVQAQQFGLLAHAAALLGSAASPLGWQADIVHANDWPGGLAPLYLHQRREADASCARSVITIHNLAFQGVFPMDVADAVDVLPPHRSMHGAEFWGRISMLKAGLQYADAITTVSPTYAREILEPAHGCGLEGVLHERRGQLLGILNGIDTQVWNPSTDPFIVAHYSADHLTPKALNKAALRERCGLQSAPGPLLGLVGRLTEQKGVDLVLAGAEGCLSRGAQLVVLGQGDAALEQALAALAAAHPGQVHCTAGFDEGLAHQIEAGADCFLMPSRFEPCGLNQMYSQTYGTPPVVTRTGGLADTVQDVNARLTVGTGFVMPQATQQDFDAAMDRVLTAWRKPLQWAALQKRCMVQDFGWMHAAQPYVRLYADVLAGQCRAPVRG is encoded by the coding sequence ATGAAAATTCTGTTTGTGACGCCCGAGTGCGCGCCCTTGGTCAAGACGGGTGGTTTGGGGGACGTGAGTGCGGCCCTGCCCGCTGCCCTTGCCTCGCTGGGGTGCGATGTGATGACCCTGATGCCTGCCTACGCAGGGATGCAGGTGCATGGGGTGCTGGAGCGCACTGTGGATGTGCCACCGCAGGGGCCTTGGCCCGCGGCGCAGTTGCTGCAGGTAAGGCGCTCTGGCGGGGTTCTGTTGCTGCTGTCCTGCCCTGCGCTGTACAGCCGGGCGACGACCCCTTACGCCCATCCTGCCGGAGCCAGCCCGCATGTCCAGGCGCAGCAGTTTGGGTTGCTGGCGCATGCGGCAGCGCTGCTAGGTTCTGCGGCATCACCGCTGGGCTGGCAGGCAGATATCGTGCACGCCAATGACTGGCCCGGCGGCCTGGCGCCGCTGTACCTCCATCAACGCCGCGAGGCTGATGCATCGTGCGCGCGAAGTGTCATCACCATTCACAACCTGGCTTTCCAGGGCGTGTTTCCCATGGATGTGGCCGATGCGGTGGATGTGTTGCCACCCCACCGGTCCATGCATGGGGCGGAGTTCTGGGGACGCATTTCCATGCTGAAGGCGGGCCTGCAGTATGCCGATGCCATCACCACCGTCAGCCCGACCTACGCCCGCGAAATCCTGGAGCCTGCGCATGGCTGCGGGCTGGAGGGGGTGCTGCATGAGCGTCGCGGCCAGTTGCTCGGCATCCTCAATGGCATCGATACGCAGGTATGGAACCCGTCCACAGACCCGTTCATTGTGGCGCATTACAGCGCAGACCATCTGACCCCCAAGGCCCTGAACAAGGCTGCGCTGCGCGAGCGCTGTGGCCTGCAGTCGGCCCCCGGGCCCCTGCTGGGGCTGGTGGGGCGATTGACCGAGCAAAAGGGCGTGGACCTGGTGCTGGCAGGCGCAGAGGGCTGTCTGAGCCGTGGTGCGCAACTGGTGGTGCTGGGGCAGGGGGATGCAGCGCTGGAGCAGGCATTGGCAGCGTTGGCGGCGGCGCATCCAGGCCAGGTGCATTGCACTGCGGGCTTTGATGAGGGCCTTGCGCACCAGATCGAGGCGGGGGCGGACTGCTTTCTCATGCCGTCCCGGTTTGAACCCTGCGGCCTGAACCAGATGTACAGCCAGACGTATGGAACCCCTCCTGTCGTCACCCGCACAGGGGGCTTGGCGGACACGGTGCAGGACGTGAATGCGCGGCTCACGGTCGGCACGGGTTTTGTCATGCCGCAGGCTACGCAGCAGGACTTTGATGCTGCGATGGACCGGGTGCTGACGGCCTGGCGCAAGCCGCTGCAGTGGGCCGCATTGCAAAAGCGCTGCATGGTGCAGGACTTTGGCTGGATGCACGCAGCGCAGCCCTATGTGCGGCTCTACGCGGATGTGCTGGCCGGGCAGTGCCGTGCGCCCGTGCGTGGGTAA